In Carassius gibelio isolate Cgi1373 ecotype wild population from Czech Republic chromosome B2, carGib1.2-hapl.c, whole genome shotgun sequence, a single genomic region encodes these proteins:
- the LOC127950841 gene encoding E3 ubiquitin-protein ligase RNF182-like — translation MMGQFQEDVVGGFTAEELECKICYCAYSLSSRRPKILECCHCLCAKCLAKILDLGETSPNAVVCPFCRYITELPGEDVDSLPDEYNLVLALLSIKTQKHQNLSDNQGEILLSPRRLNSLVGHSASASPTSIRSNYVVITIMEPRQESVIPARGRDYRSSSQDSMASVTQRWTVWNCAALLCQTSARVLVWLLGLLYFSSLPLGVYLLIMQNTTMGVLIVSLVPVSLLIVMVYGLCQCLCREFWDCVLP, via the coding sequence ATGATGGGACAGTTCCAGGAAGATGTGGTGGGTGGCTTCACCGCAGAGGAACTGGAATGCAAGATCTGCTACTGTGCATACAGCCTGTCAAGTCGACGGCCCAAGATCCTCGAGTGCTGCCATTGTCTTTGTGCCAAGTGCCTTGCAAAAATCCTCGATTTAGGTGAAACCTCTCCAAACGCAGTGGTCTGTCCGTTCTGCCGCTACATCACAGAACTTCCTGGAGAAGATGTGGACAGTCTACCAGATGAGTATAACTTGGTGCTGGCACTGCTGTCCATCAAGACACAGAAGCATCAGAACCTTAGTGACAACCAAGGTGAGATTCTCCTCAGCCCCAGACGCCTCAACTCTCTGGTGGGACACTCTGCCTCAGCTTCTCCCACCTCGATTCGTTCCAATTACGTGGTAATCACCATTATGGAGCCTCGGCAGGAGTCTGTTATTCCAGCTCGGGGTAGGGATTACCGGTCTTCCAGCCAGGACTCCATGGCCTCGGTTACTCAGAGATGGACAGTGTGGAACTGTGCGGCCCTGTTGTGCCAGACTTCAGCACGTGTCCTGGTCTGGCTGCTGGGGCTGCTGTACTTCAGCTCACTGCCTCTAGGGGTCTATCTGCTCATCATGCAGAATACCACGATGGGGGTGTTAATCGTCAGTCTGGTACCTGTCAGTCTTCTCATCGTCATGGTGTACGGCCTTTGCCAATGCCTGTGCCGTGAGTTTTGGGACTGTGTACTACCATAA
- the LOC127950840 gene encoding reticulophagy regulator 1: MANQGGCDSLDASEVEPVGKTSSRSVSSGGGGEMAEKEEEQPSRVRHPADTDPLCRISKLINWKKPLWTSAFFATTNIAFWFVSLSPCRVFNLLSMCVALLVMIQLMGDVSLSRSRGAALWRSMTSSWEVIDSVQEGKSGSGSPFTDFWTSLKLFIEETSSFKQQNPGKFCLLVCSMCSFLAILGRYIPGVVISYILVLGIFLWPLVSSHEFGMWLEPVLQKLDFGVGEFLQKIKENHEKRILQSQAKRESIEADLSALFPKMDSTVCKELSVSDTEVSEITWTDNGTFNLSEGHTPQSENSEDSDRRSDEEVFDGGLPEFPSLDNGLGTNGDDDEDLSIGMPTPPAHPSRVRSTQSEQEPVAQALEVVQRLAGDVITAAVTAAMQERLEAAVAPALVQALAEESDSDAEDFELLDQSELEQLEGELGLDRSSRAETSKSNKPSSGFLSKLLGHQ; the protein is encoded by the exons ATGGCTAATCAGGGTGGATGCGACAGCCTGGATGCTTCAGAGGTGGAGCCGGTGGGAAAGACTTCCTCCAGATCAGTCAGCTCAGGTGGAGGAGGAGAGATGGCGGAGAAAGAGGAAGAGCAGCCTTCGAGAGTCCGACACCCTGCAGACACTGATCCTCTGTGCCGTATATCAAAGCTGATTAACTGGAAAAAACCCTTATGGACTTCCGCTTTCTTCGCAACTACAAATATAGCGTTTTG GTTTGTGTCTCTTAGTCCCTGTCGGGTGTTCAACCTCCTCTCCATGTGTGTGGCTCTCTTAGTGATGATACAGTTGATGGGAGATGTGTCTCTTTCCAGATCCAGAG GAGCTGCTCTATGGAGGAGTATGACAAGCAG CTGGGAGGTCATTGATTCTGTCCAGGAGGGCAAGTCTGGATCAGGATCTCCTTTCACAGACTTCTGGACGAGCCTCAAGCTCTTCATTGAGGAGACTTCCTCTTTTAAGCAGCAGAATCCAGGCAAA TTCTGTCTGCTGGTGTGCAGTATGTGTTCTTTTCTGGCAATACTTGGACGTTACATTCCAGGGGTTGTTATTTCATACATCTTAG TGCTGGGCATTTTTCTCTGGCCCTTGGTGTCGTCACATGAGTTTGGGATGTGGTTGGAACCAGTTCTGCAGAAACTGGACTTTGGAGTGGGCGAGTTTCTTCAGAAAATAAAGGAGAATCATG AGAAAAGGATACTCCAGTCACAAGCCAAGAGAGAGAGCATTGAAGCAGATCTGTCGGCACTTTTCCCCAAG ATGGACTCCACCGTGTGCAAAGAGCTGTCTGTATCCGACACAGAGGTCTCTGAAATAACATGGACTGACAATGGCACCTTTAACCTTTCAGAGGGACACACACCTCAGTCAGAAAACTCTGAAG ACTCAGACCGGCGAAGTGACGAGGAAGTCTTCGACGGTGGACTGCCGGAATTTCCCTCCTTGGACAATGGCTTGGGAACAAATGGAGATGACGATGAAGACCTGAGCATTGGGATGCCCACCCCTCCAGCCCATCCCAGCAGGGTCAGGTCCACACAGTCAGAGCAGGAACCCGTGGCCCAAGCCCTGGAGGTTGTGCAGAGGCTGGCTGGAGATGTAATCACAGCAGCAGTAACCGCGGCCATGCAGGAACGTCTGGAGGCGGCTGTAGCACCTGCGCTGGTCCAGGCCCTGGCTGAGGAATCGGACAGCGACGCGGAGGACTTCGAGTTGTTGGACCAGTCAGAGCTGGAACAGCTGGAGGGCGAGTTGGGGCTGGACCGCTCGAGCCGTGCAGAAACGTCTAAATCTAACAAACCCTCCTCAGGCTTTCTGTCCAAACTACTGGGGCACCAATGA